A portion of the Gasterosteus aculeatus chromosome 12, fGasAcu3.hap1.1, whole genome shotgun sequence genome contains these proteins:
- the dusp22a gene encoding dual specificity protein phosphatase 22-A, which produces MGNGMNKVVDGLYLGNIRDAENRESLSKNGITHILSVYNNAKPVFEDVTYLCIHAADASSQNLLQHFKECIGFIHECRLNGGSCLVHCLAGVSRSTTMVVAYLMTITHYNWDECLSAVKAVRSFVGPNSGFQQQLQEYQTTQVSEYRTWLGSSFRPSPFNDQEQVGVLLSQYTEQQESQRRGADRRWINPARPSDPADPEGSS; this is translated from the exons GTTGTGGACGGGCTTTACCTTGGGAATATAAGAG ATGCAGAAAACAGAGAAAGCCTTTCTAAGAATGGCATCACCCACATCCTGTCTGTGTACAACAATGCCAAGCCTGTGTTTGAG GACGTGACGTATCTTTGTATTCATGCAGCTGATGCTTCCAGCCAGAACTT ATTGCAGCATTTTAAAGAGTGCATCGGCTTCATCCACGAGTGCCGCCTGAATGGCGGATCCTGTCTTGTTCACTG CCTCGCAGGTGTGTCCCGCAGCACCACCATGGTGGTGGCCTACCTGATGACCATCACCCACTACAACTGGGATGAGTGTCTATCTGCAGTCAAGGCTGTTCGCTCCTTTGTCGGCCCAAACTCTggcttccagcagcagctgcaggagtacCAGACGACACAAGTGTCAGAG TATCGCACATGGTTAGGGTCCAGTTTCCGTCCCAGTCCATTTAATGACCAGGAACAGGTGGGTGTCCTGCTGAGCCAGTACACCGAGCAACAGGAAAGCCAGCGGAGAGGAGCAGACCGACGCTGGATAAATCCTGCCAGGCCGTCAGACCCTGCTGATCCTGAAGGCAGCAGCTGA
- the irf8 gene encoding interferon regulatory factor 8 produces MSNSGGRRLKQWLVEQIQSGQYSGLQWEDESRTMFRIPWKHAGKQDYNQEVDASIFKAWAVFKGKFKEGEKAEPATWKTRLRCALNKSPDFDEVTERSQLDISEPYKVYRIVPEEEQKNGKSSVMTMTATISSVDIPDMDCSPAAIEELIKEEEGCSIQASPEYWSHGNINAFPLHQDPLPSSNVSSAFSQMMISFYYGGKLMNTTSVTYPEGCRISPQQHVGRGALYSSDSMQSVHFPSAELIEYDRQRHVTHKLLGHLERGVLVRANQDGIFIKRLCQSRVFWSGLGAGGSQYNPMPSKLERDAVVKIFDTEKFLQALQLYQEGQFPAPDPAVTLCFGEELHDLSNAKSKLIIVQITMVNCQHLLEAVNVRRPQPYCNNSHLDMSDSAASDQMARIYQDLCSYSGPQKSACYRDNMPITA; encoded by the exons ATGTCCAACTCGGGAGGTCGCAGGCTGAAGCAGTGGCTGGTGGAGCAGATCCAGAGCGGGCAGTACTCCGGACTGCAGTGGGAGGATGAGAGTCGCACCATGTTCCGAATTCCATGGAAACACGCAGGGAAGCAGGATTACAACCAAGAAGTAGACGCGTCCATTTTTAAG GCTTGGGCTGTGTTTAAAGGCAAGTTTAAGGAGGGGGAAAAGGCTGAGCCCGCAACATGGAAGACCAGACTCCGCTGTGCCCTGAATAAAAGCCCTGACTTCGATGAGGTGACAGAAAGGTCACAACTGGACATCTCTGAGCCCTATAAAGTATACCGGATTGTACCTGAGGAAGAGCAGAAGA ATGGCAAAAGCTCAGTAATGACCATGACGGCTACCATCAGCTCTGTGGATATCCCTGACATGGACTGCAGCCCTGCAGCGATAGAGGAGCTCATTAAAGAG gaggaaggctgcagcaTACAGGCCAGTCCTGAGTATTGGTCCCACGGCAACATCAATG CTTTCCCTCTGCATCAGGACCCTTTGCCATCAAGCAACGTCAGCTCAG CTTTCTCCCAGATGATGATCAGTTTCTACTACGGAGGAAAACTGATGAACACCACGTCTGTCACTTATCCCGAAGGCTGCCGCATCTCCCCACAGCAGCACGTGGGTCGTGGAGCTCTATACAGTTCAGACAGCATGCAGAGTGTTCATTTCCCCTCTGCTGAGCTCATAGAGTATGACCGCCAGCGCCATGTCACGCATAAGCTCCTGGGCCACCTGGAGAGAGGCGTGCTGGTACGTGCCAACCAGGACGGCATCTTCATCAAAAGGCTGTGCCAGAGCCGAGTCTTCTGGAGCGGGCTGGGAGCGGGGGGCTCGCAATACAATCCCATGCCTTCGAAACTTGAGAGGGACGCTGTCGTCAAGATTTTTGACACCGAAAAGTTTCTTCAAG CTCTGCAGCTGTACCAGGAGGGGCAGTTTCCTGCTCCCGACCCGGCAGTGACTCTGTGTTTTGGTGAGGAGCTGCATGATCTGAGCAACGCCAAGAGCAAACTGATCATTGTGCAG ATCACAATGGTCAACTGCCAGCACCTGCTGGAGGCAGTGAACGTGCGTCGACCGCAGCCCTACTGCAACAACTCACACCTGGACATGTCTGATTCTGCGGCCAGTGACCAGATGGCTCGCATCTACCAGGACCTGTGCAGCTACAGCGGCCCCCAGAAGTCCGCCTGCTACAGGGACAACATGCCCATCACTGCCTGA